Proteins encoded in a region of the Deltaproteobacteria bacterium RIFCSPHIGHO2_02_FULL_44_16 genome:
- a CDS encoding arsenate reductase (catalyzes the reduction of arsenate to arsenite; also can dephosphorylate tyrosine phosphorylated proteins, aryl phosphates, and acyl phosphates), giving the protein MSKKFRIIFICTGNACRSQMAEGFARHYGKDRFEVFSAGVFASGLHPCAVEAMKEIGIDISHHTSDQIDPELLKTMDYVVTVCDYAQKNCPITPGAKKVVHWSIEDPIRYVGTPSEEREFSRIRDDLGERVKKLIIEIMEHE; this is encoded by the coding sequence ATGTCTAAAAAATTTCGAATCATTTTTATCTGCACAGGTAATGCCTGTCGATCTCAAATGGCGGAGGGTTTTGCGAGGCATTATGGAAAAGATCGCTTTGAAGTTTTTAGCGCTGGGGTTTTTGCCTCAGGACTTCATCCGTGTGCAGTTGAAGCAATGAAGGAGATTGGGATCGATATTTCTCATCATACCTCCGACCAAATCGATCCTGAATTGTTGAAGACCATGGATTATGTCGTGACGGTATGTGATTACGCTCAAAAAAATTGTCCCATAACTCCAGGCGCAAAGAAGGTGGTTCACTGGTCGATTGAAGATCCGATTCGGTATGTCGGCACACCCTCTGAAGAGAGGGAATTTTCTCGTATTCGTGATGATCTCGGGGAGCGGGTCAAAAAACTTATCATCGAAATTATGGAGCATGAATGA
- a CDS encoding glycine C-acetyltransferase, translated as MYNQLQKILIPQLEEIQKAGLWKEEWPILSPQSSEIRVKQGKVINFCANNYLGLADHPTLIKAAQKALDEFGYGTASVRFICGTFSLHQQLEEAITKFMQTEDTILYSSCYEANEGLFETILTEEDAVISDELNHASVIDGIRLSKAKRYRYKNSEMQDLEDQLQTAKKEGARLILIATDGVFSMDGYIAKLPEICDLAQKYEALVMVDDSHATGFIGEQGRGTPEYHHVMNRVDMITSTMGKALGGAAGGFTTGKKDLIAYLRQRSRPYLFSNALPPMICAATLSAFQLIREKPELRETLQQNTEYFRSGLKEIGLTLLEGTHPIVPVMFGDAKRASDVARDMLKEGIYVKGFSYPVVPQGQARIRCQVSSAHTTEQLDRTIEAFRKVCQKHV; from the coding sequence ATGTACAATCAACTTCAAAAAATTCTTATACCACAATTAGAAGAGATCCAGAAAGCTGGTCTTTGGAAAGAAGAATGGCCGATTCTCTCTCCACAGAGTTCTGAAATTCGAGTCAAGCAGGGAAAGGTTATTAATTTTTGCGCGAATAATTATTTAGGTCTTGCTGATCATCCGACACTCATCAAAGCTGCGCAAAAAGCCCTCGATGAATTTGGTTACGGTACTGCTTCTGTCCGTTTTATCTGTGGAACTTTTTCTCTTCATCAACAACTTGAAGAGGCCATCACAAAGTTCATGCAAACCGAAGATACCATTCTTTATTCATCTTGTTATGAAGCGAACGAAGGTCTTTTTGAAACAATTCTGACAGAAGAAGACGCAGTGATCAGTGACGAGCTTAATCATGCGTCGGTCATTGATGGTATCCGTCTCTCCAAAGCCAAGCGATATCGTTACAAAAATTCAGAGATGCAGGATCTTGAAGATCAACTTCAGACGGCGAAAAAAGAGGGAGCGCGTCTCATCCTGATTGCAACTGATGGTGTCTTTTCGATGGATGGGTACATCGCAAAACTTCCTGAGATTTGTGATCTCGCGCAAAAATATGAAGCGCTTGTCATGGTGGATGACAGCCATGCGACGGGCTTTATCGGAGAGCAAGGGAGAGGAACACCTGAATATCATCATGTGATGAATCGTGTCGACATGATCACGTCGACGATGGGGAAGGCGCTGGGTGGCGCTGCAGGAGGATTTACGACCGGCAAAAAAGATCTCATTGCTTATCTTCGTCAACGTTCTCGTCCTTATCTTTTTTCGAACGCACTTCCGCCCATGATTTGTGCTGCAACGCTTTCAGCATTTCAGCTTATTCGTGAAAAACCTGAGCTGCGAGAAACGTTGCAACAAAATACAGAGTATTTTCGTTCTGGTTTAAAAGAGATAGGACTTACTCTTCTTGAAGGAACACATCCGATTGTTCCGGTCATGTTTGGCGACGCGAAACGCGCGAGTGATGTTGCGCGCGATATGCTCAAGGAAGGAATTTATGTGAAAGGTTTCTCGTATCCCGTGGTTCCGCAAGGACAAGCGCGCATTCGTTGCCAGGTTTCATCTGCGCATACGACAGAACAACTTGATCGCACGATTGAAGCGTTTAGAAAGGTGTGTCAAAAACATGTCTAA
- a CDS encoding L-threonine 3-dehydrogenase yields the protein MTWKYDIARLRLASRGILMKALCKTKPTSGADLIETSTPSLGDHDVLVNIRAASICGTDVHIYNWDQWAASRIKTPLIFGHECAGEVVDVGRKVTRVKVGDHVSIETHVPCLECYQCQMDQMHLCHNLKVVGIDRPGSFAEYLSIHEICCVKNDPSMSWTLASIQEPLGNAVYCVSESDVQGKSVAVFGDGPIGIFSVAVARAMGAERIIACGMQPYRLELIQSFKPDHLIDVSRENTRERIYHLTGGVGVDAVLEMSGSEKAIHDGLASVRSGGVFTFFGVPSKPIELDIANELIFKGITVKSIFGRKMFETWEIMAKLIASGKLDVTRVVTHEMKLEEIDKAMALLTAKEIKVGKILLRP from the coding sequence ATGACATGGAAGTACGATATCGCTAGATTACGCCTCGCTTCAAGAGGAATTTTAATGAAAGCGCTTTGTAAGACAAAACCGACCTCTGGTGCAGACCTTATTGAAACATCAACTCCCTCATTGGGAGACCATGATGTTTTGGTGAACATTCGCGCGGCGAGTATTTGCGGAACTGATGTTCACATTTACAATTGGGATCAATGGGCAGCAAGTCGTATCAAAACACCCCTCATCTTTGGACATGAATGTGCCGGCGAAGTGGTCGATGTGGGACGAAAAGTGACGCGCGTCAAGGTGGGTGATCATGTTTCCATTGAAACTCATGTACCGTGTCTTGAGTGTTATCAATGTCAGATGGATCAGATGCATCTCTGCCACAATTTGAAAGTCGTTGGAATTGATCGTCCCGGAAGTTTTGCGGAATATCTTTCGATTCATGAAATCTGTTGTGTCAAGAATGATCCTTCGATGTCATGGACGCTTGCTTCGATTCAAGAGCCTCTCGGCAATGCGGTCTATTGCGTGAGTGAAAGTGATGTTCAGGGAAAAAGTGTCGCTGTTTTCGGGGATGGACCGATCGGAATTTTTTCGGTGGCGGTTGCCCGCGCAATGGGAGCTGAAAGAATCATTGCCTGCGGCATGCAGCCTTATCGTTTGGAACTGATCCAATCTTTCAAGCCTGATCATCTCATCGATGTCTCACGGGAAAATACACGTGAGCGCATTTATCATTTAACCGGTGGGGTGGGAGTTGATGCGGTGCTTGAAATGAGTGGATCTGAAAAAGCAATCCACGATGGACTGGCATCGGTACGCAGTGGAGGTGTTTTCACGTTTTTTGGAGTCCCGTCCAAACCGATTGAACTCGATATTGCAAATGAACTCATCTTCAAGGGGATTACGGTCAAATCAATTTTCGGTCGAAAGATGTTTGAGACATGGGAGATCATGGCAAAACTCATTGCCTCTGGAAAACTTGATGTGACGCGAGTAGTCACCCATGAGATGAAACTGGAAGAGATCGACAAAGCGATGGCGTTATTAACGGCGAAAGAAATTAAAGTAGGAAAAATATTACTGAGACCATAA
- a CDS encoding protein TolR, with protein sequence MGLQIQRRAENRMLAEINITPFVDVMLVLLIIFMVTAPLLQQGLPVNLPQASAPALKRSKSDVILTVKSNGSLYLGDSKEALNLTSLSDRLKQMYAVREEKDLFIRADSALLYGTVVKIMSLAKEAGVDRIGMLTQPERADTR encoded by the coding sequence ATGGGATTGCAGATACAACGCAGAGCTGAAAATAGAATGCTTGCTGAAATTAATATTACGCCGTTTGTGGATGTGATGTTGGTGCTCCTCATTATTTTTATGGTGACAGCTCCACTTCTGCAGCAAGGACTTCCCGTCAATCTTCCACAAGCTTCAGCTCCAGCGCTAAAGCGGAGTAAATCAGATGTTATTCTCACGGTAAAATCAAATGGCTCTCTTTATCTCGGTGACAGTAAAGAAGCGCTCAATCTCACGAGTCTCTCCGATCGATTGAAACAGATGTATGCTGTTCGCGAAGAAAAGGATTTATTTATACGCGCTGATTCAGCACTGCTCTATGGCACCGTGGTCAAAATAATGTCTCTTGCCAAGGAGGCTGGCGTAGATCGAATCGGCATGCTGACCCAACCCGAACGCGCTGATACGCGTTAA
- a CDS encoding Tol-Pal system beta propeller repeat protein TolB: MKEFLLFISIFFFSLQLASARIYIPVDQSSDKKFPIAVVDLFGGEEGAEIGKIIRNDLELSGYFNVLEPGLFENSAEQEGTTLETIQFGFWRSLETQALVKGSIEKERGEFIITLRLFDPFGPVMLVGKQYVGKKENLRDIAHRFSDEIMEVLTGIRGVFTTHIAYVASKGKKSLEVSVMDMDGKRARRLTKNGVMNISPAWSSDGSHLVFTSYITGAPEIFSMRSNGREMTRLTKDPGAKLTPLYTPSGSEIIYISTESGEAELSIMDANGKNQRRLNTGFGIDISPDISPDATEIVFASERSGNLHLFKMNTDGSNVKRLTFVGYQNDMPSWSPRADKIAFAGRDKGTFDIFIMNPDGSNIQRLTIRAGSNEHPTFSPDGRFIVFSSTRSGSEQIYLMRTDGSNQMPITTSGGRLPAWSPRLE, from the coding sequence ATGAAAGAATTTCTTCTTTTTATAAGCATTTTTTTCTTTTCTCTTCAACTCGCATCAGCTCGGATTTATATTCCCGTAGATCAATCTTCTGATAAGAAATTCCCCATCGCGGTGGTGGATCTTTTTGGAGGGGAAGAGGGAGCCGAAATCGGCAAGATCATTCGCAACGATTTGGAGCTTTCCGGATATTTCAATGTTCTAGAACCAGGACTTTTTGAAAACAGCGCAGAACAAGAAGGAACTACTCTCGAAACTATTCAGTTTGGTTTCTGGCGTTCTCTTGAAACGCAAGCGCTCGTGAAAGGGAGCATCGAGAAAGAACGGGGCGAATTTATCATCACCCTTCGTCTTTTTGATCCTTTTGGTCCGGTCATGCTCGTCGGGAAACAGTATGTCGGAAAGAAAGAAAATCTTCGCGATATCGCTCATCGTTTCTCAGATGAAATTATGGAAGTCCTCACCGGCATTCGCGGTGTTTTCACCACGCACATTGCGTATGTCGCCTCAAAGGGGAAAAAGAGTCTCGAAGTTTCCGTCATGGATATGGACGGCAAACGAGCCCGAAGACTGACCAAAAACGGAGTCATGAATATTTCTCCTGCCTGGTCTTCAGATGGAAGTCATCTTGTGTTTACCTCCTATATCACAGGCGCTCCAGAAATTTTTTCGATGCGCTCGAATGGTCGTGAAATGACACGACTCACAAAAGATCCTGGAGCAAAATTGACACCTCTCTACACTCCTTCGGGATCTGAGATTATTTATATTTCGACGGAAAGTGGCGAAGCTGAACTCTCTATTATGGATGCAAATGGAAAAAATCAACGTCGTCTGAATACGGGATTTGGAATCGATATTTCTCCGGACATTTCTCCTGATGCGACGGAAATTGTTTTTGCATCGGAACGATCTGGGAATCTGCACTTGTTTAAAATGAATACGGACGGAAGCAATGTGAAACGTTTGACCTTTGTGGGATATCAAAATGACATGCCTTCGTGGTCACCGCGAGCTGATAAGATTGCCTTTGCCGGACGTGACAAAGGAACCTTTGATATTTTTATTATGAATCCTGACGGGAGTAATATTCAACGCCTCACCATTCGCGCAGGAAGCAACGAACATCCCACCTTTTCTCCCGACGGACGTTTTATTGTCTTTTCCTCCACTCGAAGTGGAAGTGAACAAATTTATCTGATGCGTACCGATGGCTCAAATCAGATGCCAATTACAACCTCAGGTGGACGATTACCTGCCTGGAGTCCACGCCTCGAATGA
- a CDS encoding adenosylhomocysteinase — protein MSRRSTTDYKVKDMDLAEWGRKEIQLAEQEMPGLMAIRAKYGKQKPLKGARVAGCLHMTIQTAVLIETLIEIGADVRWSSCNIFSTQDHAAAAVAAAGIPVFAWKGETEKEYDWCIEQTIMFGDKPLNMILDDGGDLTALLYQKRPELLKHVKGITEETTTGVHRLYQMQKEGKLKTPCINVNDSVTKSKFDNLYGCRESLADGIKRATDIMIAGKVVVVAGYGDVGKGCAHSMKSLGARVVITEIDPINALQAAMEGYQVVTMDDACRYGDIFVTATGCNHVITGEYMKKMKDKAIVCNIGHFDTEIEMAWFQKHAEVKKTEIKPQVDLYTFQDGHSILILAEGRLVNLGCATGHPSFVMSNSFTNQCLAQIELWTKEYKPGVYMLPKKLDEEVARLHLEKLGVKLTKLTKEQAEYLDISVDGPYKPEFYRY, from the coding sequence ATGTCACGTCGCTCCACTACTGATTATAAAGTGAAAGATATGGATCTTGCTGAATGGGGACGCAAAGAGATTCAACTTGCCGAACAGGAAATGCCAGGGCTCATGGCCATTCGCGCAAAATATGGAAAACAAAAGCCTCTAAAAGGTGCGCGCGTTGCAGGATGTTTGCATATGACAATTCAAACAGCCGTCCTCATTGAAACCTTAATCGAAATTGGAGCTGATGTTCGTTGGTCCAGTTGCAATATTTTTTCGACTCAAGATCACGCGGCCGCTGCGGTTGCTGCTGCTGGGATTCCGGTTTTTGCATGGAAGGGTGAAACAGAGAAAGAATATGATTGGTGCATTGAGCAGACGATCATGTTTGGCGATAAACCTCTCAATATGATTTTGGATGACGGTGGGGACCTTACGGCCCTTCTCTACCAGAAGCGTCCGGAACTCTTGAAGCATGTGAAAGGGATTACCGAAGAGACAACGACGGGAGTCCATCGACTCTATCAAATGCAAAAAGAGGGGAAACTCAAAACGCCTTGTATCAATGTGAACGACTCCGTGACGAAATCCAAATTTGATAATTTGTACGGCTGTCGTGAGTCTCTTGCTGATGGAATCAAGCGTGCCACGGATATTATGATTGCCGGAAAAGTGGTGGTTGTTGCCGGTTATGGAGATGTCGGAAAGGGTTGTGCGCATTCGATGAAAAGTTTAGGAGCACGCGTGGTGATCACAGAGATTGATCCGATCAACGCACTTCAAGCCGCTATGGAAGGATATCAAGTCGTCACCATGGATGATGCTTGCAGATATGGTGATATTTTTGTGACGGCAACAGGATGTAATCATGTGATTACAGGCGAATACATGAAGAAGATGAAAGACAAAGCGATTGTCTGCAACATCGGTCACTTTGATACGGAAATCGAAATGGCGTGGTTCCAAAAACATGCTGAAGTGAAAAAAACAGAAATCAAACCGCAAGTCGATCTCTATACATTCCAAGATGGTCACAGTATTCTTATTTTGGCTGAAGGGAGACTTGTAAACTTAGGATGTGCTACAGGTCATCCTTCTTTCGTCATGAGCAACTCTTTCACCAATCAATGCCTTGCTCAAATCGAACTCTGGACGAAAGAATATAAGCCAGGCGTTTATATGCTCCCCAAAAAACTCGATGAAGAGGTAGCGCGTCTTCATTTAGAGAAGCTCGGCGTGAAGCTTACCAAACTGACCAAAGAACAGGCAGAGTATTTAGACATTTCGGTCGACGGACCCTATAAACCGGAATTTTATCGTTATTAG
- a CDS encoding Holliday junction DNA helicase RuvA yields MKRILCLDVGTKRIGVAISDPFGWTAQGLETIARQNAAKDFGKIADLCHSYEVEHVIVGIPLNQEGEVGKEANKINRFQKKLQVFFEEKKMPLLVEGWDERYSTAEAEERLIEMDVSRAKRRKVIDKMAAVIILESYLREHS; encoded by the coding sequence ATGAAACGAATCCTGTGTCTTGATGTCGGAACAAAACGAATTGGCGTTGCCATCTCTGATCCCTTTGGATGGACAGCTCAGGGTCTTGAAACGATTGCACGTCAAAATGCGGCAAAAGATTTTGGGAAGATTGCCGATCTTTGCCATAGTTATGAAGTGGAACATGTCATTGTGGGAATCCCTCTGAATCAAGAAGGTGAGGTTGGAAAAGAAGCAAACAAAATCAATCGTTTTCAGAAGAAACTTCAAGTTTTCTTTGAAGAGAAGAAAATGCCTCTTCTTGTGGAAGGATGGGATGAAAGATATTCGACCGCTGAAGCGGAAGAGCGTCTCATTGAAATGGATGTGAGTCGTGCTAAAAGAAGAAAAGTTATCGACAAAATGGCAGCGGTTATTATTCTCGAAAGTTATCTTCGTGAGCATTCATGA
- a CDS encoding succinate--CoA ligase subunit alpha produces MSIWIDKNTKLMVQGITGAHGKFHALGCRDYGTKVVAGVTPGKGGQNVEGIPVFGSVLEAKEKTGATATMIFVPAKFAADAIREALRVGLELIVCITEGIPILDMVMIKRELVGKPMRLIGPNCPGIITPGECKIGIMPGMIHKQGSIGVVSRSGTLTYEAVDQLTKLGLGQSTCVGIGGDPVPGTKFIDCLEAFERDSHTEAVVMIGEIGGSDEEEAAEFIQREMKKPVAAFIAGRTAPSGKRMGHAGAIIAGGKGAAAEKIEKLQSCGVKVAMSPADIGRTLQSCLKR; encoded by the coding sequence ATGTCGATATGGATCGATAAAAATACGAAGCTGATGGTTCAGGGAATCACCGGTGCTCATGGAAAATTCCATGCGCTCGGTTGTCGCGACTATGGAACTAAAGTCGTTGCAGGTGTGACTCCGGGAAAAGGTGGACAAAACGTCGAAGGGATTCCGGTTTTCGGTTCCGTTCTCGAAGCAAAAGAAAAAACTGGCGCGACCGCCACGATGATTTTTGTTCCTGCAAAGTTTGCGGCTGACGCGATTCGCGAAGCGCTTCGTGTTGGACTCGAACTCATTGTCTGCATCACTGAAGGGATTCCTATTCTCGATATGGTCATGATTAAGCGCGAGCTAGTAGGAAAACCGATGCGACTCATCGGTCCGAATTGTCCGGGCATTATTACTCCTGGTGAATGTAAAATCGGAATCATGCCGGGAATGATTCATAAACAAGGATCTATTGGAGTTGTTTCACGCAGTGGAACGCTGACGTATGAAGCAGTTGATCAGTTGACGAAGCTCGGTCTTGGCCAGTCCACCTGTGTCGGCATTGGCGGCGACCCTGTTCCGGGAACAAAATTTATTGATTGTTTGGAGGCCTTTGAACGAGACTCTCACACAGAGGCGGTCGTCATGATTGGGGAAATTGGTGGAAGTGATGAAGAAGAGGCCGCGGAATTTATTCAGCGTGAAATGAAAAAACCGGTTGCCGCTTTTATTGCTGGAAGAACAGCGCCATCAGGAAAACGAATGGGGCATGCAGGGGCGATTATCGCTGGTGGAAAAGGGGCTGCTGCAGAAAAGATTGAAAAGTTACAGTCCTGTGGTGTAAAGGTAGCAATGAGTCCGGCTGATATTGGGAGAACCTTACAATCATGTTTGAAAAGATAA
- a CDS encoding succinate--CoA ligase subunit beta: MKLHEHQGKDLLKKYGIPVGRSAVVFSVNEAHDAAKQFGGNVVVKAQIHAGGRGKGGGVKLAKSADEARAFALQILGMQLITHQTGPTGQKVSRLLIEEACPIARELYLGLTLDRSKASLVLMTSTEGGMDIEEVAHKSPEKILKLAIDPVAGIDSAKLQTMARQLKLEGTLAQDFVSFATNIARAYTELDASLLEINPLVVTQEKKLLALDAKIVLDDNALFRHPEFESLRDLSEEDPAEIDAKKFGLSYISLDGNIGCMVNGAGLAMATMDIIKLAGGEPANFLDVGGSATKENVSAAFKIILRDPKVKGILVNIFGGIMKCDVIAEGIIAATKELHVKVPVVVRLQGTNADKGRALLAASGLKLIPAEGLADAAEKAVAALM; the protein is encoded by the coding sequence ATGAAATTGCATGAACATCAGGGGAAAGATCTCCTCAAAAAATATGGCATTCCGGTTGGCAGGAGTGCTGTTGTGTTTTCGGTGAATGAAGCCCATGACGCAGCCAAACAATTTGGTGGAAATGTTGTGGTCAAAGCGCAAATTCATGCAGGCGGCCGTGGCAAAGGTGGGGGAGTCAAGCTCGCCAAGAGTGCGGATGAAGCGCGAGCGTTTGCATTGCAAATTCTTGGCATGCAATTGATAACGCACCAGACTGGACCTACGGGCCAGAAAGTTTCACGACTCCTCATTGAAGAAGCTTGTCCTATTGCCCGAGAACTCTATCTTGGACTTACACTTGATCGTTCAAAAGCAAGCCTTGTCTTGATGACGTCAACTGAAGGTGGAATGGACATTGAAGAAGTGGCTCACAAAAGTCCTGAGAAAATTTTAAAACTTGCGATTGATCCAGTTGCTGGCATTGATTCCGCAAAACTTCAAACTATGGCTCGACAGTTAAAACTTGAAGGGACGCTAGCACAAGATTTTGTTTCCTTTGCGACGAACATCGCTCGTGCGTACACCGAACTTGATGCATCGCTTCTTGAAATTAATCCTCTTGTCGTAACGCAAGAGAAGAAACTCTTAGCGCTCGATGCGAAAATTGTGCTCGATGACAATGCTCTTTTTCGTCATCCCGAATTTGAGTCGCTGCGCGACCTTTCTGAGGAAGACCCGGCTGAAATAGACGCAAAGAAATTTGGACTCAGTTACATTAGCCTTGATGGCAACATCGGCTGCATGGTTAACGGTGCTGGTCTCGCCATGGCCACTATGGACATTATTAAACTCGCTGGTGGAGAGCCGGCAAATTTTCTCGATGTTGGTGGATCAGCCACGAAAGAAAATGTCTCTGCAGCATTCAAAATTATTCTGCGTGATCCCAAAGTAAAAGGGATTCTCGTCAATATCTTTGGCGGTATTATGAAATGCGATGTCATCGCAGAAGGGATTATTGCAGCGACGAAAGAGTTGCACGTGAAAGTTCCAGTAGTTGTACGTTTGCAAGGGACAAATGCTGATAAGGGACGTGCGTTGTTGGCAGCATCAGGTTTGAAATTAATTCCTGCAGAGGGACTTGCTGATGCAGCTGAAAAAGCCGTTGCAGCATTAATGTAG
- a CDS encoding succinate dehydrogenase iron-sulfur subunit, with protein sequence MQEIPIFMGMTGVNMDTIRVKIKRQDSPKDLSYWESFDVPYRPSMNIIMLLMLIQENPVNTDGLRSTPVAWDYSCLEEVCGSCPMLINGRVRMSCSTLVDHLTQPIVLEPMSKFPVIRDLRVDRSRMFEALKKVNAWVTVDGYHNQGPGPRLSPEDQQRAYRFSKCIMCGCCCESCPQYNDRSAFMGAFAIGQVALLNQHPLGKMEAGKRLEAVMGPGGIADCGNAQNCEAYCPKGIPLLEAIATVGWDVTKYGIKKFFRG encoded by the coding sequence AGGAGTGAACATGGATACCATTAGAGTCAAAATTAAACGCCAGGATAGTCCAAAAGATCTTTCCTATTGGGAATCGTTTGATGTTCCTTATCGACCTTCGATGAATATCATTATGCTCCTCATGCTCATTCAGGAAAATCCGGTGAATACCGATGGCCTTCGCTCGACACCTGTTGCATGGGATTATTCTTGTCTCGAAGAGGTGTGTGGTTCATGTCCCATGCTGATTAACGGCCGGGTGCGTATGTCCTGTTCAACGCTCGTGGATCACCTTACCCAGCCTATTGTCCTTGAGCCAATGTCTAAGTTTCCGGTGATTCGTGATTTACGGGTTGATCGTTCGCGTATGTTTGAAGCGCTCAAAAAAGTGAATGCATGGGTAACGGTTGATGGTTATCACAACCAGGGTCCAGGTCCGCGTCTTTCACCAGAAGATCAGCAACGTGCCTATCGATTTTCAAAATGTATTATGTGCGGTTGTTGTTGCGAATCGTGTCCTCAATATAATGATCGCTCAGCATTTATGGGAGCTTTTGCTATTGGCCAAGTCGCGCTTTTGAATCAACATCCTCTCGGAAAAATGGAAGCAGGGAAGCGTCTGGAAGCTGTCATGGGCCCGGGTGGCATCGCCGATTGCGGTAATGCGCAGAACTGCGAAGCCTATTGTCCTAAAGGTATCCCTCTTCTCGAAGCCATCGCCACGGTTGGCTGGGATGTGACGAAGTATGGGATCAAAAAATTCTTTCGTGGGTAA